The Globicephala melas chromosome X, mGloMel1.2, whole genome shotgun sequence genome window below encodes:
- the EMD gene encoding emerin — MDDYAVLSDTELAAVLRQYNIPHGPVVGSTRKLYEKKIFEYETQRRRLSPPNSSASSFSCRFSDLDSASVDSDMYDLPKKEDALLYQSKGYNYDYCEESYLTTRTYGEPESVGTSKGFRQPSASLSDADTFHHQVHDDNLFSSEEEGKDRERPVYGRDSAYQSIAHYRPVSNVSRSSLGLSYYPTSSSTSAVSSPSSPPSWLARRAIRPEKRAPGAALGQDHQVPLWGQMLLFLIFAAFLVFVYHCMQA, encoded by the exons ATGGACGACTACGCGGTCCTGTCGGACACCGAGCTGGCTGCCGTGCTGCGCCAGTACAACATCCCGCACGGGCCCGTCGTGG GTTCCACTCGCAAGCTCTACGAAAAGAAAATCTTCGAGTATGAGACCCAGAGGCGGAGGCTGTCGCCCCCTAACTCGTCCGCATCCTCTTTCTCCTGTCGGTTCTCGG ACTTAGATTCAGCGTCCGTGGACTCGGATATGTACGATCTGCCCAAGAAAGAGGACGCCTTACTTTACCAGAGCAAGG GCTATAATTATGACTACTGTGAGGAGAGTTACTTGACCACCAGGACTTACGGGGAGCCTGAGTCTGTGGGCACATCTAAGGGCTTCCGCCAGCCCTCGGCTTCACTCTCAGATGCTGACACCTTTCACCACCAG GTTCACGATGACAATCTTTTCTCTTCTGAAGAGGAGGGCAAGGATAG GGAACGCCCCGTGTATGGCCGGGACAGTGCCTACCAGAGCATCGCACACTACCGCCCTGTTTCCAACGTCTCCAGAAGCTCCCTGGGCCTGTCCTAttaccccacctcctcctccacctctgccGTGTCCTCGCCTTCATCTCCTCCTTCGTGGCTCGCCCGCCGTGCCATCCGGCCAGAAAAGCGGGCCCCTGGGGCTGCTCTGGGCCAGGACCACCAGGTCCCGCTCTGGGGCCAGATGCTCCTGTTTCTCATCTTTGCTGCCTTCCTGGTTTTTGTTTACCACTGCATGCAGGCCTAG